From a region of the Pseudomonas fulva 12-X genome:
- a CDS encoding DUF1820 family protein: MTKRDPIYKVIFLNQGQVYEMYAKQIFQSDLWGFLEIEEFVFGERSQLLVDPSEEKLKAQFDGVVRSFVPMHSIVRIDEVERLGTPKISEAKGSGNVMPFPMPPLPEK, translated from the coding sequence ATGACCAAGCGCGACCCCATCTACAAGGTGATCTTTCTCAATCAGGGCCAGGTGTACGAGATGTACGCCAAGCAGATCTTCCAGAGCGATCTGTGGGGCTTTCTGGAAATCGAGGAATTCGTGTTCGGTGAGCGCTCGCAACTGCTGGTCGACCCCAGCGAGGAAAAGCTCAAGGCGCAGTTCGACGGCGTGGTGCGCAGCTTCGTGCCGATGCATTCGATCGTGCGTATCGATGAGGTGGAACGCCTGGGCACGCCGAAGATCAGCGAGGCCAAGGGTAGCGGCAACGTCATGCCATTTCCGATGCCGCCTCTGCCGGAGAAGTGA
- the miaB gene encoding tRNA (N6-isopentenyl adenosine(37)-C2)-methylthiotransferase MiaB, producing the protein MTKKLYIETHGCQMNEYDSSRMVDLLGEHQALEVTDRPEDADVILLNTCSIREKAQDKVFSQLGRWRELKLENPDLVIGVGGCVASQEGAAIRDRAPYVDVVFGPQTLHRLPEMIDAARVTKTAQVDISFPEIEKFDRLPEPRVDGPSAFVSVMEGCSKYCTFCVVPYTRGEEVSRPLDDVLGEIIHLAENGVREVTLLGQNVNGYRGETRDGGIADFAELLYLVAAIDGIDRIRYTTSHPLEFSDALIKAHAEIPELVKFVHLPVQSGSDRILAAMKRNHTALEYKSRIRKLKAAVPDIVISSDFIIGFPGETEKDFEQTMKLVQDVGFDFSYSFVYSSRPGTPAADLADDTPEEIKKQRLQILQNRLNQQGFETSRRMVGSVQRILVTDFSKKDPGKLQGKTENNRFVNFQCDNPCLIGQFVDVHIDEALPHSLRGTLIERH; encoded by the coding sequence ATGACCAAGAAGCTCTATATCGAAACCCACGGTTGCCAGATGAACGAGTACGACAGCTCGCGCATGGTCGACCTGCTGGGCGAGCATCAGGCCCTGGAAGTCACCGATCGGCCGGAGGATGCCGACGTCATCCTGCTCAACACCTGCTCGATCCGCGAAAAGGCCCAGGACAAGGTGTTCTCCCAGCTTGGCCGCTGGCGCGAGCTGAAGCTGGAGAACCCCGATCTGGTGATCGGCGTCGGCGGCTGCGTGGCCAGCCAGGAAGGCGCAGCGATCCGCGACCGTGCGCCCTACGTCGACGTGGTGTTCGGCCCGCAGACCCTGCACCGCCTGCCGGAGATGATCGACGCCGCGCGAGTGACCAAGACCGCCCAGGTGGATATTTCCTTCCCCGAGATCGAGAAATTCGACCGCCTGCCCGAGCCGCGCGTCGACGGCCCCAGCGCCTTCGTTTCGGTGATGGAAGGCTGCAGCAAGTACTGCACCTTCTGCGTGGTGCCCTACACCCGCGGCGAGGAAGTCAGCCGCCCGCTGGACGACGTGCTCGGCGAAATCATTCACCTGGCCGAGAACGGCGTGCGTGAAGTGACCCTGCTGGGCCAGAACGTCAACGGCTACCGTGGCGAAACCCGTGATGGCGGCATCGCCGACTTCGCCGAGCTGCTGTACCTGGTGGCGGCCATCGACGGCATCGACCGCATCCGCTACACCACCAGCCACCCGCTGGAATTCTCCGACGCGCTGATCAAGGCCCACGCGGAAATCCCCGAGCTGGTGAAGTTCGTGCACCTGCCGGTGCAGTCGGGCTCGGATCGCATCCTGGCCGCCATGAAGCGCAACCACACCGCATTGGAATACAAGTCGCGCATCCGCAAGCTCAAGGCCGCGGTGCCGGACATCGTCATCAGCTCGGACTTCATCATCGGCTTCCCCGGCGAGACCGAGAAGGACTTCGAGCAGACCATGAAGCTGGTGCAGGACGTCGGTTTCGACTTCTCCTATTCCTTCGTCTACAGCTCGCGCCCGGGCACCCCGGCGGCCGATCTGGCCGACGACACCCCGGAAGAGATCAAGAAGCAGCGCCTGCAGATTCTGCAGAACCGCCTCAACCAGCAGGGCTTCGAGACCAGCCGGCGCATGGTCGGCAGCGTGCAGCGCATCCTGGTCACCGACTTTTCCAAGAAGGACCCGGGCAAGCTGCAGGGCAAGACCGAGAACAACCGCTTCGTCAACTTCCAGTGCGACAACCCGTGCCTGATCGGCCAGTTCGTCGACGTGCATATCGACGAAGCGCTGCCGCATTCGCTGCGTGGGACACTCATCGAGCGCCATTGA
- a CDS encoding PhoH family protein: MNTTSTPHRFTLEPFEAKRFANLSGQFDEHLRLIESRLGIEIRNRGNQFELLGEPGQTTSAENLLRRLYRETDATELSTDMVHLFLQESGIEELNNPSANLNIALRTRKGMIRPRGANQQLYVKAILDHDINFGIGPAGTGKTYLAVAAAVDALEREQIRRILLVRPAVEAGEKLGFLPGDLSQKIDPYLRPLYDALYEMLGFEQVAKLIEKQVIEVAPLAYMRGRTLNNSFIILDESQNTTMEQMKMFLTRIGFGSTAVITGDVTQVDLPRGTKSGLKHVIEVLKDVPGISFTHFQPKDVVRHPLVQRIVEAYERFDANHQPFDRRPADNDPGARSEP; the protein is encoded by the coding sequence TTGAATACCACCTCGACACCTCATCGCTTCACCCTCGAACCCTTCGAAGCCAAGCGCTTCGCCAACCTCAGCGGGCAATTCGACGAGCACCTGCGCCTGATCGAATCGCGCCTGGGCATCGAGATCCGCAACCGCGGCAACCAGTTCGAGCTGCTGGGCGAGCCCGGGCAGACCACCTCTGCCGAGAACCTGCTGCGCCGCCTGTACCGTGAAACCGACGCCACCGAGCTGTCGACGGACATGGTGCACCTGTTCCTGCAGGAGTCGGGCATCGAGGAGCTGAACAACCCCAGTGCCAACCTCAACATCGCGCTACGCACGCGCAAGGGCATGATCCGCCCGCGCGGCGCCAACCAGCAGTTGTACGTTAAGGCGATTCTCGACCACGACATCAACTTCGGCATCGGCCCGGCCGGGACCGGCAAGACCTATCTGGCCGTGGCCGCTGCCGTGGACGCCCTGGAGCGCGAGCAGATCCGCCGCATCCTGCTGGTGCGCCCGGCGGTCGAGGCTGGCGAAAAACTGGGCTTCCTGCCCGGCGACCTGTCGCAGAAGATCGACCCGTACCTGCGCCCGCTCTACGACGCCCTGTACGAGATGCTCGGCTTCGAGCAGGTGGCCAAGCTGATCGAGAAGCAGGTGATCGAAGTCGCGCCGCTGGCCTACATGCGCGGCCGCACGCTGAACAACAGCTTCATCATTCTTGATGAGAGCCAGAACACCACCATGGAACAGATGAAGATGTTCCTGACCCGTATCGGTTTCGGCTCCACCGCGGTGATCACTGGGGACGTCACCCAGGTCGACCTGCCGCGCGGCACCAAGAGCGGCCTCAAGCACGTGATCGAGGTGCTCAAGGACGTGCCGGGCATCAGCTTCACCCACTTCCAACCCAAGGACGTGGTGCGCCACCCACTGGTGCAGCGCATAGTCGAGGCCTATGAGCGCTTCGATGCCAACCACCAGCCGTTCGACCGCCGCCCGGCGGACAACGATCCGGGAGCGCGCTCCGAGCCATGA
- the ybeY gene encoding rRNA maturation RNase YbeY, with translation MIELDLQVASQAGHLPAEADFQAWCAIALRQRSADSELTIRLVDEEEGRELNRTWRGKDYATNVLSFPADVPDELLDIPLLGDLVICVPVVEREAVEQGKTLDAHWAHLVIHGCLHLLGYDHIEDEEAEEMEGLERILLAELGHPDPYAGDE, from the coding sequence ATGATCGAACTGGATCTGCAGGTCGCCAGCCAAGCTGGCCACCTGCCCGCCGAGGCCGATTTTCAGGCCTGGTGCGCGATTGCCCTGCGCCAGCGCAGCGCCGACTCGGAACTGACCATCCGTCTGGTGGACGAAGAGGAAGGCCGCGAGCTCAACCGCACCTGGCGCGGCAAGGACTACGCCACCAACGTGCTGTCCTTTCCGGCCGACGTACCTGATGAATTACTGGATATCCCGCTGCTTGGCGACCTGGTGATCTGCGTGCCGGTGGTCGAGCGCGAGGCCGTCGAGCAAGGCAAGACCCTGGATGCGCATTGGGCGCATCTGGTGATACACGGCTGTTTGCATCTTTTGGGCTACGACCACATCGAAGATGAGGAAGCCGAAGAGATGGAAGGCCTGGAACGAATACTGCTCGCCGAGCTGGGTCATCCCGACCCGTATGCCGGCGACGAATGA
- a CDS encoding HlyC/CorC family transporter yields MSEDRSSNEQKSWLNKLTQAFAHEPKNRQELLEVLRDAHQNKLLDSEALAIVEGAIQVADLQVRDIMVPRSQVVTIKASQSPKEFLPVIIDAAHSRYPVIGETLDDVLGILLAKDLLPLLLTDQPDFNIRDMLRPATFVPESKRLNVLLREFRANHNHMAVVIDEYGGVAGLVTIEDVLEQIVGDIEDEHDVEEDSYVKPLPSGDFLVKALTPIDHFNETFTTAFSDDEFDTVGGLVMSAFGHLPKRNEVTVIGEFRFRVLNADSRRVHLLRLTPLAR; encoded by the coding sequence ATGAGCGAAGACCGATCGAGCAACGAGCAGAAGTCCTGGTTGAACAAACTGACCCAGGCTTTTGCTCATGAGCCGAAAAACCGCCAGGAACTGCTTGAAGTCCTGCGCGATGCCCACCAGAACAAGCTGCTCGATAGCGAGGCCCTGGCCATCGTCGAAGGCGCCATCCAGGTCGCCGACCTGCAGGTTCGCGACATCATGGTGCCACGCTCCCAGGTGGTGACCATCAAGGCCAGCCAGTCTCCCAAGGAATTCCTCCCGGTGATCATCGACGCGGCGCACTCGCGCTACCCGGTGATCGGCGAAACCCTCGACGACGTGCTCGGCATCCTGCTGGCCAAGGATCTGCTGCCCCTGCTGCTGACCGACCAGCCCGATTTCAACATCCGCGACATGCTGCGCCCGGCCACCTTCGTGCCCGAGTCCAAGCGCCTCAACGTGCTGCTGCGCGAATTTCGCGCCAACCACAACCACATGGCGGTGGTGATCGACGAATACGGTGGCGTCGCCGGCCTGGTGACCATCGAGGACGTGCTCGAGCAGATCGTCGGCGACATCGAGGACGAGCACGACGTCGAGGAAGACAGCTACGTCAAACCGCTGCCCAGCGGCGACTTCCTGGTCAAGGCACTGACGCCTATCGATCACTTCAACGAGACCTTCACCACCGCGTTCTCCGACGACGAGTTCGACACCGTCGGCGGTCTGGTGATGAGCGCCTTCGGCCACCTGCCCAAGCGCAACGAAGTGACGGTGATCGGCGAATTCCGCTTTCGTGTGCTCAACGCCGACAGCCGCCGTGTGCACCTGCTACGCCTGACGCCGCTGGCCCGCTGA
- the lnt gene encoding apolipoprotein N-acyltransferase, which yields MNRLFQPGWAGNLIALLAGALTTLALAPYGIWPLALLSIALLYRGLRALTPRQAAWRGWWYGFGLFASGTSWVYVSIHDYGAASPPLAAFLTLGFVAGLGLFFALATWLWALWLRRDSAPLGDALAFAALWVAQEAFRGWFLTGFPWLYAGYSQLDGPMAGLAPIGGVWLLSFGLALSAALLVNLPRLLGNKPQLAEALVLLIAPWLLGMAFKDHAWTAPAGEPVSVAAIQGNVAQNLKWDPAQLNAQLALYRDMSFASKPVDILVWPETAVPVLKDQAIGYLSMMDRFASDRQSALITGVPIRQPNADGEMRYYNAVSVVGQGAGDYLKQRLVPFGEYVPLQDMLRGLIAFFDLPMSDFARGEHNQPLLEAKGHRIATFICYEVVYPEFAAEMAAKSDLLLTVSNDTWFGKSIGPLQHLQMAQMRALEAGRWMIRATNNGVTVLIDPFGHITERLPQFEQATLYGQVQPMQHLTPYLQWRSWPLIILCSLLAGWALVRRRRDAK from the coding sequence ATGAACCGACTGTTCCAACCCGGCTGGGCCGGTAACCTGATCGCTCTGCTGGCCGGTGCGCTGACCACCCTGGCGCTGGCGCCTTACGGCATCTGGCCGCTGGCGCTGCTGTCCATCGCCCTGCTCTACCGCGGCCTGCGGGCGCTGACCCCGCGCCAGGCGGCCTGGCGCGGCTGGTGGTACGGTTTCGGGCTGTTCGCCTCGGGCACCAGTTGGGTATACGTGAGCATTCACGACTATGGCGCCGCTTCGCCGCCGCTGGCCGCCTTCCTGACCCTGGGCTTCGTGGCCGGCCTGGGCCTGTTCTTCGCCCTCGCCACCTGGCTGTGGGCGCTGTGGCTGCGCCGCGACAGCGCGCCACTGGGCGATGCCCTGGCGTTCGCCGCGTTGTGGGTCGCTCAGGAAGCCTTTCGCGGCTGGTTCCTCACTGGGTTCCCGTGGCTCTACGCCGGCTACAGCCAGCTCGACGGCCCCATGGCCGGCCTGGCGCCGATTGGCGGCGTGTGGCTGCTGTCATTCGGCCTGGCATTGAGCGCGGCGCTCTTGGTAAACCTGCCGCGCCTGCTCGGCAACAAGCCGCAACTGGCCGAAGCGCTGGTGCTGCTGATCGCGCCCTGGCTGCTCGGCATGGCGTTCAAGGATCACGCCTGGACCGCACCAGCCGGCGAGCCGGTAAGCGTCGCGGCGATCCAGGGCAACGTGGCACAGAACCTCAAGTGGGACCCGGCCCAGCTCAATGCCCAGCTGGCGCTGTACCGCGACATGAGTTTCGCCAGCAAGCCGGTAGACATTCTGGTGTGGCCGGAAACCGCGGTGCCGGTGCTCAAGGATCAGGCCATCGGCTACCTGAGCATGATGGACCGCTTCGCAAGCGACCGGCAAAGCGCGCTGATCACCGGCGTGCCGATTCGCCAGCCCAATGCCGACGGCGAAATGCGTTACTACAACGCGGTCAGCGTGGTCGGCCAGGGCGCCGGCGACTACCTCAAGCAGCGCCTGGTGCCATTCGGCGAATACGTGCCGCTGCAGGACATGCTGCGCGGGCTGATCGCCTTCTTCGACCTGCCGATGTCCGACTTCGCCCGCGGCGAGCACAACCAGCCACTGCTCGAAGCCAAGGGGCACCGCATCGCCACCTTCATCTGCTACGAGGTGGTCTACCCCGAGTTCGCCGCCGAAATGGCCGCCAAGAGCGACCTGCTGCTGACGGTGAGCAATGACACCTGGTTCGGCAAGTCGATCGGCCCGCTGCAGCACCTGCAAATGGCGCAGATGCGCGCCCTGGAGGCCGGCCGCTGGATGATCCGCGCCACCAACAACGGCGTGACCGTGCTGATCGACCCGTTCGGCCACATCACCGAGCGCCTGCCGCAGTTCGAGCAGGCCACGCTGTACGGCCAGGTGCAGCCGATGCAGCACCTGACGCCCTATCTGCAATGGCGCTCCTGGCCGCTGATCATTCTCTGCAGCCTGCTGGCCGGCTGGGCGCTGGTGCGGCGGCGTCGGGATGCGAAGTAA
- a CDS encoding YdcF family protein: protein MPLRYLLKQFFMPPGILLLLIALGWFLRRRFPRLALCCFTFGLGGLWLMSLPVTVEWMAKVIEREPAIAQQQWSKLAQQADVIVVLGGGRDSDDPAWGGEQPSAMALERTRYAARLAKASGLPVLTTGGLHFGRPPSEAAMMAEVMHEDLGIEVRWQEERSRTTWENATETAALLQPEGIRRVLLVTQAWHMPRARWCFEQAGFEVATAPVGFLGVPNGRPMGGWLPEGKAFWQSTLLLNEVIGALAYPLVYGR from the coding sequence ATGCCGCTGCGTTATCTGCTCAAGCAGTTCTTCATGCCGCCGGGCATTCTGTTGCTGCTTATCGCTCTGGGCTGGTTTCTGCGCCGGCGTTTTCCGCGCCTGGCGCTGTGCTGCTTCACCTTCGGATTGGGAGGCCTGTGGCTGATGAGCCTGCCGGTAACGGTGGAGTGGATGGCCAAGGTGATCGAGCGCGAGCCGGCCATCGCTCAGCAGCAGTGGAGCAAGCTGGCGCAGCAGGCGGATGTGATCGTCGTGCTCGGTGGCGGGCGTGATTCGGACGACCCCGCCTGGGGCGGCGAGCAGCCCAGTGCCATGGCCCTGGAGCGCACTCGCTATGCCGCGCGACTGGCCAAAGCATCCGGGTTGCCGGTGCTGACCACTGGCGGCCTGCACTTCGGCCGTCCGCCGAGTGAGGCGGCGATGATGGCCGAGGTGATGCACGAGGATCTCGGTATCGAGGTGCGCTGGCAGGAAGAGCGCAGCCGCACCACCTGGGAGAATGCGACCGAGACCGCTGCGCTACTGCAGCCTGAGGGGATTCGCCGGGTGCTGCTGGTGACCCAGGCCTGGCACATGCCGCGGGCGCGCTGGTGTTTCGAACAGGCAGGTTTTGAAGTGGCGACAGCGCCGGTAGGCTTTCTCGGTGTGCCCAACGGCCGACCGATGGGCGGCTGGCTGCCGGAAGGCAAGGCGTTCTGGCAGAGCACCTTGCTGCTCAATGAGGTGATCGGCGCACTGGCTTATCCGCTGGTTTACGGGCGTTAA
- the leuS gene encoding leucine--tRNA ligase: MHEQYQPREIEAAAQSHWDAQNSFAVSEQPGKDTFYCLSMFPYPSGKLHMGHVRNYTIGDVIARYQRMQGKNVLQPMGWDAFGMPAENAAMKNNVAPAKWTYENIAYMKSQLKSLGLAIDWSREVTTCKPDYYRWEQWLFTRLFEKGVIYRKNGTVNWDPVDQTVLANEQVIDGRGWRSGAVIEKREIPMYYFKITAYADELLSSLDELDGWPEQVKTMQRNWIGKSRGMEVQFPYNVDSIGEAGALKVFTTRPDTLMGATYVAVAAEHPLATLAANENPELQAFIAECKAGSVAEADMATQEKKGLPTSLFVEHPLTGEKLPVWVANYVLMHYGDGAVMAVPAHDERDFAFARKYHLPVKAVVRTSAGDEVGSEWQDAYGEHGQLINSGEFDGLDFEGAFDAIEAALIRKELGKSRTQFRLRDWGISRQRYWGCPIPIIHCDSCGDVPVPEDQLPVVLPEDVVPDGAGSPLARMPEFYKCSCPKCGAPAKRETDTMDTFVESSWYFARYASPHYTGGMVDPVAANHWLPVDQYIGGIEHAILHLLYARFFHKLMRDEGLLTSNEPFKNLLTQGMVVAETYYRVLENGGKDWFNPADVEVERDAKGKVIAAKLKSDGLPVEIGGTEKMSKSKNNGVDPQDMIDAYGADTCRLFMMFASPPDMSCEWSDAGVEGANRFLRRVWRLAQGHVSQGLPGVLDIAKLDDAGKDIRRAIHLAIKQASQDVGQHHKFNTAIAQVMTLMNVLEKAPQDTDQQRALIQEGLETVALLLAPITPHICHELWQELGHEEAIIDASWPVVDESALVQDSLTLVIQVNGKLRGQIEVPADASREAVEAAARSNENVQRFTEGLTIRKVIVVPGKLVNIVAS; encoded by the coding sequence ATGCACGAACAGTATCAGCCACGTGAAATCGAAGCCGCCGCGCAATCCCACTGGGACGCGCAGAACTCCTTTGCTGTCAGCGAACAGCCCGGCAAGGACACCTTCTACTGCCTGTCGATGTTCCCCTACCCGAGCGGCAAGCTACATATGGGGCACGTGCGCAACTACACCATCGGTGACGTGATCGCCCGCTACCAGCGCATGCAGGGCAAGAACGTGCTGCAGCCCATGGGCTGGGACGCTTTCGGCATGCCGGCGGAAAACGCCGCCATGAAGAACAACGTGGCGCCGGCCAAGTGGACCTACGAGAACATCGCCTACATGAAGTCCCAGCTCAAGAGCCTGGGCCTGGCCATCGACTGGTCTCGTGAAGTCACCACCTGCAAGCCGGACTACTACCGCTGGGAACAATGGCTGTTCACCCGCCTGTTCGAAAAAGGCGTGATCTACCGCAAGAACGGTACCGTCAACTGGGACCCGGTCGACCAGACCGTACTGGCCAACGAGCAGGTCATCGACGGCCGCGGCTGGCGTTCCGGCGCGGTGATCGAGAAGCGCGAGATCCCCATGTACTACTTCAAGATCACCGCCTACGCGGATGAACTGCTGAGTAGCCTGGACGAACTCGATGGCTGGCCGGAACAGGTCAAGACCATGCAGCGCAACTGGATCGGCAAGTCCCGCGGCATGGAAGTGCAGTTCCCCTACAACGTCGACTCCATCGGCGAAGCCGGCGCACTGAAAGTGTTCACCACCCGCCCAGATACCCTGATGGGCGCGACCTATGTCGCCGTGGCCGCCGAACACCCGCTGGCCACCCTGGCCGCCAATGAGAATCCCGAGCTGCAGGCGTTCATCGCCGAATGCAAGGCTGGCAGTGTCGCCGAAGCCGACATGGCCACCCAGGAAAAGAAAGGCCTGCCGACCTCGCTGTTCGTCGAGCACCCGCTGACCGGCGAGAAGCTGCCGGTGTGGGTCGCCAACTACGTGCTGATGCACTACGGCGACGGCGCGGTGATGGCGGTTCCGGCCCACGACGAGCGCGACTTCGCCTTCGCCCGCAAGTACCACCTGCCGGTCAAGGCCGTGGTGCGCACCAGCGCTGGCGATGAAGTCGGCAGCGAGTGGCAGGACGCCTACGGCGAGCACGGCCAGCTGATCAACTCCGGCGAATTCGACGGCCTGGACTTCGAAGGCGCGTTCGACGCCATCGAAGCCGCGCTGATCCGCAAGGAACTCGGCAAATCCCGTACCCAGTTCCGCCTGCGCGACTGGGGCATCAGCCGCCAGCGCTACTGGGGCTGCCCGATCCCGATCATCCACTGCGACAGCTGCGGCGACGTACCGGTGCCCGAAGACCAGCTGCCGGTAGTGCTGCCCGAAGACGTGGTGCCGGACGGCGCCGGCTCGCCCCTGGCGCGCATGCCCGAATTCTACAAATGCAGCTGCCCGAAATGCGGCGCACCGGCCAAGCGCGAAACCGACACCATGGACACCTTCGTGGAGTCGTCCTGGTACTTCGCCCGCTACGCCTCGCCGCACTACACCGGCGGCATGGTCGACCCGGTCGCGGCCAACCACTGGCTGCCGGTTGACCAGTACATCGGCGGTATCGAACACGCCATCCTGCACCTGCTCTACGCGCGCTTCTTCCACAAACTGATGCGCGACGAAGGCCTGCTGACTTCCAACGAGCCGTTCAAGAACCTGCTGACCCAGGGCATGGTGGTCGCCGAGACCTACTACCGCGTGCTCGAGAACGGCGGCAAGGACTGGTTCAACCCGGCCGATGTCGAAGTGGAGCGTGATGCCAAGGGCAAAGTCATCGCCGCCAAGCTGAAAAGCGACGGTCTGCCGGTGGAGATCGGCGGCACCGAGAAGATGTCCAAGTCCAAGAACAATGGCGTCGACCCGCAGGACATGATCGATGCCTACGGCGCCGACACCTGCCGCCTGTTCATGATGTTCGCCTCGCCGCCCGACATGAGTTGCGAATGGTCGGATGCCGGCGTCGAAGGCGCCAACCGCTTCCTGCGCCGCGTCTGGCGTCTGGCCCAGGGCCATGTCAGCCAGGGCCTGCCGGGCGTACTGGATATCGCCAAGCTGGACGACGCCGGCAAGGACATCCGCCGCGCCATCCACCTGGCCATCAAGCAGGCCTCCCAGGACGTGGGTCAGCACCACAAGTTCAACACCGCCATCGCCCAGGTGATGACTCTGATGAACGTGCTGGAAAAAGCCCCTCAGGATACCGACCAGCAGCGCGCACTGATTCAGGAAGGCCTGGAAACCGTCGCCCTGCTGCTCGCCCCGATCACCCCGCACATCTGCCACGAGTTGTGGCAGGAGCTGGGCCATGAGGAAGCGATCATCGACGCCAGTTGGCCGGTGGTGGACGAGTCGGCCCTTGTGCAGGACAGCCTGACCCTGGTGATCCAGGTCAACGGCAAGCTGCGCGGGCAGATCGAAGTGCCGGCTGATGCCAGCCGCGAGGCGGTCGAAGCGGCGGCGCGCAGCAACGAGAACGTACAACGCTTCACCGAAGGGCTGACGATCCGCAAGGTCATCGTGGTGCCTGGCAAGCTGGTCAATATCGTCGCCAGTTGA
- a CDS encoding LPS-assembly lipoprotein LptE — MIKRNLLVIGLAGLLGACGFQLRGTGDVQFALKELDVSARDTYGDTVREVKDVLENNGVKVFQGAAYKLYLASEKESQRSASYTSSARSVEYERTMTLNYEIRGAKNLLLLSNTLEVQNYYVQDSNNLIGNDQQAAQLRTEMRRDLVQQLTLRLQQITPAQLDELQQTAEAKAKAEADALEAARQREAAQPQQSPIELPAR; from the coding sequence ATGATCAAGCGCAATCTGTTGGTAATCGGCCTGGCAGGCCTGCTCGGCGCGTGCGGCTTCCAGCTGCGTGGCACCGGAGACGTGCAGTTCGCCCTCAAGGAGCTCGACGTCAGCGCACGCGACACTTACGGCGACACCGTACGTGAGGTGAAGGACGTGCTCGAGAACAACGGCGTAAAAGTGTTCCAGGGCGCCGCTTACAAGCTTTACTTGGCTAGCGAGAAGGAAAGCCAGCGTTCGGCCAGCTACACCAGCTCGGCGCGCAGCGTCGAGTACGAGCGCACCATGACCCTGAATTACGAGATCCGTGGCGCCAAGAACCTGCTGCTGCTGAGCAACACGCTCGAAGTGCAGAACTATTACGTGCAGGACTCCAACAACCTGATCGGTAACGACCAGCAGGCTGCCCAGCTGCGCACCGAAATGCGCCGCGACCTGGTGCAGCAACTGACCCTGCGCCTGCAGCAGATCACCCCGGCACAGCTGGACGAACTGCAGCAGACCGCCGAAGCCAAGGCCAAAGCCGAAGCTGACGCCTTGGAAGCGGCCCGTCAGCGTGAAGCCGCGCAGCCGCAGCAGTCGCCCATCGAACTGCCTGCTCGTTAA
- the holA gene encoding DNA polymerase III subunit delta: MKLAPAQLGKHLHGTLAPVYVVCGDEALLCQEATDAIRSASRAQGFTEREVFHAEANFDWGMLYEAGASLSLFAEKRVIELRIPNGKPGDKGAAAILEYLNRPPEDTLLLITLPKLDGSTQKTKWAKALIDGPNCQFLQIWPVDANQLPQWIRQRLAQAGMNASADAVDLIAARVEGNLLAAAQEIEKLKLLADGQQIDAGTVQAAVADSARYDVFGLIDAILNGEAAHALRMLDGLRGEGQESLFIVVMLARELRQLANIAYQHGQGIPLDKAFASARPPVWDKRRPLVSKALQRHTAARWNALLMDAQQIDAQVKGQAPGDPWASLSRLVLMMAGQRLKLGA, encoded by the coding sequence ATGAAACTCGCTCCCGCCCAACTCGGCAAACACCTGCATGGCACGCTCGCTCCGGTTTACGTGGTGTGTGGCGACGAGGCCCTGCTTTGCCAGGAAGCCACCGACGCCATCCGCAGCGCCAGCCGCGCCCAGGGTTTCACTGAACGCGAAGTGTTTCATGCCGAGGCCAATTTCGACTGGGGCATGCTCTACGAAGCCGGCGCCAGCCTGTCGTTGTTCGCCGAGAAGCGCGTCATCGAACTGCGCATCCCCAACGGCAAGCCCGGTGACAAGGGCGCGGCGGCGATTCTCGAATACCTAAATCGTCCGCCGGAAGACACCCTGCTGCTGATCACCCTGCCCAAGCTCGATGGCAGCACGCAGAAGACCAAGTGGGCCAAGGCGCTGATCGACGGGCCCAACTGCCAGTTCCTGCAGATCTGGCCGGTGGATGCCAACCAGTTACCTCAGTGGATTCGCCAGCGCCTGGCCCAGGCCGGCATGAACGCCAGTGCCGATGCGGTCGACCTGATCGCCGCGCGGGTCGAAGGCAACCTGCTGGCCGCCGCCCAGGAAATCGAGAAACTCAAGCTGCTCGCCGACGGCCAGCAGATCGATGCAGGCACCGTGCAGGCCGCTGTCGCCGACAGCGCCCGTTACGACGTCTTCGGCCTGATCGACGCCATCCTCAACGGTGAAGCCGCCCATGCCCTGCGCATGCTCGACGGCCTGCGCGGCGAAGGCCAGGAATCGCTGTTCATCGTGGTCATGCTGGCTCGCGAACTACGCCAGTTGGCCAACATCGCTTACCAGCATGGCCAGGGCATCCCGCTGGACAAGGCCTTCGCCTCCGCCCGCCCGCCGGTGTGGGACAAGCGCCGCCCACTGGTCAGCAAGGCCCTGCAACGCCACACGGCGGCGCGCTGGAATGCCCTGCTGATGGACGCCCAGCAGATCGACGCGCAGGTAAAGGGTCAGGCACCGGGCGATCCCTGGGCCAGCCTGTCACGCCTGGTGCTGATGATGGCAGGCCAGCGCCTGAAGCTTGGTGCTTAA
- the arfA gene encoding alternative ribosome rescue factor ArfA, translated as MSKKKRPNKAKSIIAQPLFRSRQERPGKGKGSYNRQASQQNWEACSFKAA; from the coding sequence ATGAGCAAGAAGAAGCGCCCCAACAAGGCCAAATCCATCATCGCCCAGCCGCTGTTCCGCTCACGCCAGGAACGCCCCGGCAAAGGAAAAGGCAGCTACAACCGCCAAGCCTCCCAGCAAAACTGGGAGGCTTGTTCGTTTAAGGCGGCCTGA